The following nucleotide sequence is from Apium graveolens cultivar Ventura chromosome 4, ASM990537v1, whole genome shotgun sequence.
ATTAACTAGATCAATTAACTAACTTCCGAGTTATCGAATTTAATAATCTAGGAATGTTGGACAATTTAATCATACACATTTCGAGCTTCATGTATTTTCAAGCATatgttaaataaaataaatttaattgtcacaaaaaagaaaatttcaaaattttaagtttttctaattttttaaaatattcaaaaggttagattttaggattttgaaaaaaaaaattggaaattttcaaaatattaaactgtctcaaatttaattttcaagatttttaacttaaaacttaatttaatttttttgataaaaagtagatattatttttaattttacaATATCATTTGTAGGGAACCCTTTCATCCAAATGAGTTAAGAGTTCAACCTCACCTAACTCATCCCAACCTAACCTAGCCTAACTCATCCCAACCTAACATTTCTCTTCTCAACCCCCTATCCAAATAAGCCCATAAGCTCCCATGTTCGACTTTCACCAACATCTGATATTAtctaaatattaaaataatacaCTATTAAGATAATAATTTATCAGGTTCGAATCAAATcaacaataaatatttatattattatttataaaataataaataaaattaatagtgCAATTGTCaatcatatattattttataatatttgatGTTATGTTAAAATTGTACACATTCAAATCAAAACTATACAATTGTTAAATTAGTATTTagttatttatattaaatattaaaatcatatataatttaaacaaaaatataaGTAAATTAAGAAAAATACGTACATGGCACATAATATAAGTAactataaattataaatttactTATTGGTTACATATAATGTTCTAAAAAATTATCAATTCAGCTGATTAATCCACTGCAAGGTACCCAGTCGATTCAATTTTCGAAATCTGATTAATCCTTACGAATTTTACTTTATTGgagtgtgtgtgtatatatatatattttaaattataatactatatttatttaaatataaataaatatagatattataatataaaaaatatatatttattaataaataactaatataataataatataataaatataatttaatattataatatatccAATTTTTATTCCTAATAATTATTCTCTATCCCCTTTACCTCAGCAAACACCGAGTGCTTCTAAGGTAGTAAGGTGCCAAACAGGCTCTGTCTatcaaaagaaaataaaataaagggCAGTGATATATTGACACCCCAAATTAATTGTTGCACACCCTAATTTTTAATATTACAAAACTAACCTCAACTCCTCAAGCATTCCATGAATACTTACTTTGAAGTTTTCATTTGCTCCTATATTcacatatattttatattatacgTAAAAAGGTTACTCTCTCTGTTCTTCTCATTTCTTTACGGAAAAGGGTGTCTGACACGAATTTTAAGATGCATAAAAAATATGGTTGAATAACTTACTCTTTATGATTTTATgatttcaaataaaaattaaatttttaaatttttattcaaaaaaaataaatttaaaaagaaGTTATGCAACTATACTTTATATATGCCTTAAAATGTGTGTTGAACACTTTTTTCGAAATGTATACGAAAGAATTACTATATTAATGTAACCATACGTCAATGTTGTCAAACACATAATTCGAATACGAATATATGCCTATGTCCGTATTCATAATTGTCGGATTCCGATACAGATAACATCTTACTTTATTTCGGATACATATAATATTCATGTTTTCTCATATACGAATGAAAAGTTTTTGGACGGGTCTCAgattttttctgaatttttttgaTGGCCCAAGCTTATTAACGatgatttcaaaatattttttaagaataaactgaaataatattttttatctATGTACAAGTCATGAGTACTAAGATCTccttattctcaaaatatttCATTTTATTAATACATCATTCATTTCAATTTGTATTTActctaaatataatatttatataagaaatcaataattttaatttatttaaactAACATTTATTCTTGAATTATCTTTATCAATTATATTGATTTGGAcacaaaatattaatttctaataaataatagctataggtatttatataaataataaatttataataataatgATTAAAATGCTAATTAATACCATACTGGAGCAAAATAATAATGAATCGACGAAGAGTTAGAATAAAAGGAGGATAAGTAAGGGTGTTATAGTCAAATAATTGATTTAGGGTGTGCAACCATGGACCGGGGTGTGCATATATCACTAcccaaaataattattttcataCGAAAATGATTGGGTTAGGTTTTATGTTGGAGTCcttggagtccatatatgttctgcaagtaaaatatagcttaaattgttgcaacacgtattatttttcgaataatattctacaaatatcacaattttattgaaaatcttgcagaTTACATAGATTTTACAAGTCGAACGtttcaaaatatattattctacaaaatatgattagtttgcagaacataaatattcatgttgcagaacatacatattgtagttgtaaatatatgagatttgcatgattttattgaaataataatatttgtgaaatatattttgcaagataacatgttttagaaaatattttatttacaaAACATAGATGAACTCGGAGAACACACGTTCTCCGTTGAACTTTACTCGAAAATGATTAAGCTACTATATACAACTGTAATCGAGTTGTCAATTTTGAATGTACTCGTTAAGACAGACAGACCATCATCATCCTCGTCATCACCATCCCCCTATTTTTGCAAAACAACGTTTCCCCTTTTCtcctcttttttttttcttttcttttaaaaCGTACATTACCAAAAGTTTACACCTTTTTACACAACAGCCCCCCTTGATCTAATCCTCCCTTAGGCCTTAACCCACAATTTGTACACAGTTTTTGCTTGTGGGTTTAATGtgatttcatttttttcattcaacaattttaatacaaagtactctacaaacacacacatatttttttttattttggagATGGGGGTAGAGAGTTCCAGTGGTGATTCAAGCAGCAACAACAATGAATCAGAAgttatattgaatatatatgatCTTACTCCTGTTAATAATTATGTTGCTTGGTTTGGCTTTGGTATATTTCATTCTGGCATTGAGGGTATGATCAAAATCCTTTCTTTTCTTTGCTTTTTGTTATTATAGATTTATAGTTAGTTGATGTGTGTGTTTTGTTATGTTTGCTTTTAGTTCTTAATTGGGGTTTTTTTGGGTTTTCTTGATTAAGCTGATAGAATTAGAGTTTGAAGTGTGATGTGGATTATTGTTCATTCATTTATTGAGTTTAAGATTAAAATTTGTGCCTTTTCTTTTTGTGTGGTAGTTGAGGGAGTATTTAGTTTGCGATGGTGTTCCATTCTCTGGTGGCAAATTATTTTGATGATGTTTGATGTGTACTTTGAGGGAGTATTTACATTTGCAAGTTCAAATCTTTAACTTGGTTCTGTTCAGATCAAGTAGTTTTACATTGCCTTTACTAGGTAATTTAAGACTTCAAGACTTAGTAATTAGTATACATATTGTGCTTATTTAGTTGATATGTGTGTTGTGTTATGTTTTCTTTTAATTCTTAATCGGGTATTTTTAGATTTCTTGATTAAGCTGGTAGAATTAGAGTTTGGAGTGTGATGTGGATTATTGTTCATTCATCTTTTGAGTTTAAGGTTAAAAAATGTGCCTTTTTTTTCTTGGTAGTTGAGGGAGTATTTAAGTTTGCAATGGTGTTCCGTTCTTTTGTGGGCAAATGATTTTGATGATGTTGGTCGGATGTGTACTTTAAGGGAGTGTTTAAGGCCTCATTTGTTAAATATGAATGAAATTTTTTGAATGGGTAAAATATCTGGACGAATGAATATCTGAATCTCGAATGTATTGGGTTGTTTGATAAACTAAGCATAATTTCTGAATGACAAAATagaattttttttacatattatAAATTACTCTTTTGTTATACTAAAACaatatttatgaataaaaatcataaaactagatctaattatttaataaataatttatttgattaatagaTTATGATAATTTTTGGAGGAGGACATAGTTTAATATTAATCCATAGTTAATGATGTCTGCATTACGCATATGTGTGCAAATGTCATACAGtcattatataaaatttttgcAATTAGTTTggcataaatattttttatatttactAAAAGTAGAATTTACATTTATAAATGGTTATTATTTCAAAGTATGAacataaataaaattattattagtCCATCTATTCAAGCATTATATTATTTGAAAGTAAAagtaattgatatagaatatgtAAAAGCCACGAAAACCAGGTAATTGAAATATTGGATGGCTCAGCTGGATTTTAAAGAAGCAGTCGTCCAGAAGAATTTGGGGTCGTCCAGCTATAACAAGTACAGACAAACAATCTGAACGATAGATTTTTGGATGGTTCAGTCCATTTCCTTTCATTCATGGGTTAACAAATGACCCCTAAGTTTGCAAGTTTAAATCTTTAACTTGGTTTTGTTCATACCAAGTGGTTTTACATTGCCTTTACTAGGTTATTTAAAACTTCTAGGTGTTGGGAGGACTTAATGTACATATTGTGCTTATGACTGATATGCTACTTTGTTCGAGTGCCTGGTTTAGGATTGGAGAGTGGAACACTAGGATCTCATGTTTTGTGCAATAATGAACCTTAAATATTGGTTAATGGAGGATTCCCATGATTTGAATCGGAGACCGTAGGATTAGAATAGCTCTGTACCATGCTGAGTTGCTAGTTGTGCCAAAACCTTAGGCTTTTAGGGGAATAGAATTATTGTATCATTATAAGTATCTCTTAACCTTTCTTTCCATAGAACCTATTGCTGACTCTAGTACACTCTCTTGTTGAATTAATTGCTATATAATGATATAGTTTGTTGCTAGATGCCTAGATCTGCTTACATGTATTTCATACTCCTTCGTAGTTCAGGGTTAGTAGTATTAGTCATAGCCTTGTTTCTGCATTCTCAATTGTGGATGAACTCTGTTGGGATTTTAGTTGCATGAGTTTGGGACTGGTTCATACTCACAACTCTCATACTGAAATGCCCCATGACTGCTCATTTAGCCTGCAATAAGCATGTGAATGGAAAAATTTACGCCCTTGATTTAAACATTATGGTCACACTTCTTATCCATATGTTTATATTGCAAGGATAATCTTATCGTCCTGCTATTTCCATATAAGGGTTCAGATAAACACAAGAAAAAATACATAGGCAAGACCATATTTTCTCCACGTAACTGAAAACCTTAATCGAGTATGGAACTCACGAATGCTAAAGCAGTTATTTAAATCATGTCACTGACCCTCCCTTCTGTAAAATTACCAGACTTCCGGTCTAACTGTAGGTACAATTCAGAAAGTATCATCAGAATGATATAATTTAATTGTATCTTGTAGATGTTTCCTATTATCTTGTTGGTGGTAAGAATCAGGATCCTCATGCATATTGATTCAAATTCTTTGATGGGAGCAAATTACTCTATGTTTGGTTGGAACAAATAGAATGAGGTGAGATTGGAGTGCAACTTGAATTCTATGCCTAAGTTTTATCCTGCCTCAGTTCCAGTCCACATGTTCAATCTTCGAACTTGGAATAATTATTTCCATTTCAGAAATGAATGCTTATTCCTTCCTTTCACCTAGATCAATCGCCAATATCATCGCAAATAATTCAATAATTCACACTATTATCTTGTTTACCATTACCTCCATCGTTCTCGTCGACCTCTTTTTTCACTTTAAGCACGTGTCTATTGCGGCCTTTATTTCTTACCACCCAACCAAAGCATATGATGCTGTTTTTATCTTGTTTAAATTGTCCACTCTCTTGTTTTGTCAGAATGTTAATAGAGCTCACTTTGAATGTATCGGACCATTATTTAGAATAAAAGTTAATTGAATCTTGAATGTGTCTGTTCTTTTCTTTATGGAGAATAAGTGCTGCACCGAAAAATAGATGTTATTGTAACGATGATAAAGAGAATGCCTTTTGCATTGGACTACTTGCTACTTTTGCAAATGGATCAGTCCGCCTCCCTGCAGTTTGAGAGATTAATTTTGGACATGTTTTCGTTTTTAATGTATATAGATGAAAACATAGAAACATACATGTGAACAAACCCATTAGGTCGGGACAAGGTTAAATTTTATTTGAATCGACTCTTTTCAGGAATTTGAAATCAGATGTCTATACTTTTGAGGGGATCTGTATGCTGTTGCTAGGGATCAAAATAGAACACTTCTACAGTTCTACTAGTGTATCTGTAACATCTCCACTATAACTATAAAGAAATATTAAAAGTTGTAAAATAAAATTGCCATTTACTGTTAAATTATTCAATAACCTCATGCAATACAATTCTTTTTTTCTCGTTAAATTGAAATAAAGTTTATACCAAAGTTTCGTTTGATGCAATTGCTTTAACTGATAATTTGCAGAAAACGTATTTGACAAACTTTTAAACATCAGTTTCCTGTATCCTATTTTGTATGAAATTGTTGCTTATAATTTTCAGTCTATGGTATGGAATATGGATTTGGAGCTCATGAGTATCCCATTAGTGGAGTATTTGAAGTGGAACCAAAGAGCTGTCCAGGGTTCATTTACAGATGTTCTGTCCCATTGGGTCATATAGACATGCCTCCCTCAGAATTCCGGCAATTTATTGAGACTGTAGCGTCTGAATATCATGGTGATACATATCACCTTATTTCCAAGAATTGCAACCATTTTACTGATGATATGTCCACAAGACTAACTGGAAAAAATATTCCTGGGTGGGTGAATCGGCTTGCAAAGTTAGGTGCGCAGATACTTTCCCACAATTTTTTTAACCactttttttttattattatttgcaATTATCAACTTATATTCTGTATTATAATGCATAAGAGTGCTTTAAGATTGTATCAAAGAGTTTAAGATTGTTTTGGGGAATTATCTTTTATGAGATAACAATGCACTTTTAAAGTGGTAAAGAGGAAATAGAAAACCATAGAGTAATAATTTTCTTTCATTGTAATTATATTCAGTGTAGTATGCACACAATGTTTCTTTAAATTATGGCTTAATTGACACCAGTTAAAGCGTATGAAGTTATTTAATAATGTTTCATTGACTAAGCTCTGGTAAATTGCAGGTGCTTTTTGCAATTGTTTGCTCCCAGAAAGTCTTCAAGAAACAACAGTAAAACAGTTGCCCGAGTACCATTCTTGTGCAGGTGTGCCTCCTTTTATTGGTTCTCCTTTAATTTTACCCATTTCGTCAAAGAAAACCATCACAACAATATGTTTGCAAAGACCTTTTAACTATGATACTTCATTTTGAGGGGAACTTCTATGAATTCTAAAGTAATGAACTACAAAAAATGACTTAAGTTGATGCTTAGGACATCTCATCTTCTCAATGACTAGATATAAATCGAGGGCAAATATGCTGTTGTCCCAGGATAATTAGCCATGAAACAAAGATAGACGTACATGTATGATACAATTGTTCAATGAAAAAAGTTTATCCCTTTCCTTTGACAAAAGAATCTAGTCCCATGCATGCTTTCCGGGTAGAGGTTGCCTCAACAATTCAGTACTGCCTTCTAACTATATATAACTAAATATCTGTTAAATAAATATAGGACATATGCCGTAGCCCCAAGATTTTTCAATCCCATGTAACAACCATAATTGTACATTTGTAAAACAATGTTCAAAGCAGGAAGTTTCTCTCTACTTTTGAAATAAGATCTAGCCCCATAAATGTTAGTATTTCAGTAGAGCTTGCCTCAACAATTTAAtaatcttttatatattttaaaattctaacTTTTACTCCCTCTGCATATATAGGACGTTATAGAAATTGGTGAATTATTCGGATTATATGCCCACTGTTTTCTGTGCATTGTTAAAGTTTTGTATCTTTGATTACCCTTGCTATCTCATCAATAATCACATTTTACTTATCTTATAAAAACAGTTTTAGTCTTAAAAGGTAAAATGTAAAACAATATTGTAATACATACAAATTCAACTTTCTCCTTGATTAGTGTAAAAACTAAAAAGTCCTCAAAAGGGAGTATGCGATATAATCACTGGTTACAATCAAATATGGTGACAACTGACAACTGACGACCAAAGATCATTCATACGTTAAATATGTATAAAGATATAAATATAATATACAAATTGATGATTTGCttgtttcatttctttattatgtATAGATGAAGATGTGAGTGGGTCTCCTTCAATCAACATGTCCCAGGAATTATCAGATAGTGAAGATTCAGATAAAGACAATAAGCAATTGTTGTCGCCATTATCAAGAAACGGAGAAGTAGCATTTATTAAAGAGGTCCAGAGGTGACTCTAAGCAGTATATTATGCAAAAGGAAATTACTTCATTTGTTGAAATATTCTGTTTGCCCATGGTGTGCGTTTGCAGACTATTCTTGGAGCACTTGAAATCTTCGCTTCATTGCTAAGGAGGGTTGTATTTGAATTTATTGTAACACATTGTTCTGCGATTTCTTTTGTTATTTTTCTGTATCTgcttaatttttataatttagaAACATTTAAAGTGGCAGGTCTTAAGATTGTCTTCCAATTCTGGTTGCATGTCTTCAGAAGTAGTGATTTTCAGAGCCAAGATTATTGGTTAGAAACTAAGTATTATTCTTGGGTGTATAGAACTTTATGTCTAATCAACTATTACTGTTTATTGGTTAGAAACTAAGTATTGTTCATGGGTTTATAGAATTGAATCAGAGCCAAGTTTTGAAATCAGATCTAGTACTAAAATTATTTCAGTACATACAATTTTTAAACAACAAAAAGTAGTTTTGTTCAAAAGGAATGATTTTTAGGCTTGGGTCAATCATTTTTTTGATAAGAAGTATATATGACCAATAGAAATATAAACATGTACATTTGGATTAATAAAGTGATCGATAGATACTCCTTCCGTCCCTAAAAATGTTTTTcatttgtgttggacacgtttaTCAACTTCTTCCGTCCCTAAAAATGTTTTCCATTTGTGTTTGACACATTTGCCAatattgttaatatctttaatttcgtattagtattaaatataaaaatttcattgtattaaaatactcataaatacaaattcaacaaaatcactcataattatgtttgatattataaattagacgtaaattagtaatTAATTGCTTACCATGAACAGTACAAAAAATCAAAACGGGAAGATCATTTTGAGACGGAGACGGAGGGTATATAATTATAGCTGCTCTGACAGGACGAAAACAAAACTATAACATAATTCTGACAATTATATTAACATTTGGAAGTTTGGGTCAAAAGGGGTCGATGGATCTATAGACGTCCTATTGAACTCTTCAGTTAAATTCTTTTTTTTTATGAACAAAAAATTagaaattatatttaatatttttatagaGGATTTATAATCATATATCAAGGGAAGATAGTCATCCACAATTAAAGAGGGTTTTTGCTTGGCTTCAATATTTCTACAAAGTCATTATAATCACTCTTTAGTTCTCAAATTTATCGTCTTCTCCCAATATATTATAGTTCTTAGTTCGGCCTCTTAAAGATTACTATAATTTCACTCGGATTTGCTTATATTAGACGTATTATGAATTGTTCATAGTAGCATGTGAATCGATAATCATATGTTATAGTTATATCTGAAATATCAAATTATTACTTCAAACTCAGTATAGATAAAACATAGATGAAAACTTGACCAGCACTCCCATATCATCCTCCTGCTTCTAATATTTAAATAAATGGTCTCAACGACAAGCTGAAATCTGTTGCCGATTTAACTAGCCCTCAAGTCCTAATTTTGAGGTTAACCAAGCGCAAAGATCATCCATCTCTTCAGGGATTGTATAATGGCCAAGTCTGCATGGTAAAAATAAATGCTGTCAAGACGATTTATCTGTTCAATGTTTACAGAATAAAAAAGAGGGCCAGAGATTAGATGATCAAAATACAAGGTAATTTTAGCTGCCTTCTCAACAGGCCTTCTATATCAGATATGGTACCATTGATTGTGTCAAAATAGCATACCAATTATCAGTTTATCACGTATTAGATTTTATATACCCTTTCAATTAattccacacacacacacataaattGAAAATATGATACCATCTGGTTTCTAGTATATTTTTGAACTGCAACAGACCTCAACGGATTGAACCTAAATGATGGTGATAATCTAAAATATTGTTACTTACGCATTGTAGGCTTTAAATGTGCAATCTTGAAAGCCACATGATCTTAATTGCTGCGAAGACATATCACCAAATTTAAACCGAACAACCTCATCAGCTGCATCAAAAGTAAACCAGAATGAACCGAATTGGGTAGACACCAGCAGCAAAACAACCGACCAAATAGTTGTAAATTAAAAAAGAAGGAAAAACTGAAGTCCACAAAGACTGAAGTTTAAATCATCCTCCGAAAATGTAAAAAAAACATATACTATTTAACTGTATAATGTAATCTTTCGACACTGCTAAATTATGTGGCAAAAAACAACCTACAATACTCTAAATTTTCAAACATTTATAATGAATATTCTGTTACTTAGCAAAAAAGAAATATTCTGTCAGATGGAAGGAGAAAAAGCAATTCACTCAGCTAGACTCCCATCAAATggtattttaaaaatgatatgaATGAAGAACTAGGAACCAAACAGTACTAAACAATTATTTAAACTAATAATAATATGACCCATTGATCAATAATTCATTACGGTGTCACATTTCAATTACAAGGTGAAAGTAAATAAAGTGTCCACATGAAGAGGCTTGACAATCAGATTAAATAAAATTCCAATCATTTGATCACCCCAAAATAAAAAGGCGGCAAGAAAAGAGGAAGTAATCATCAAACACTATTTTCAAAGCAATTTAGCTCTACActacaaaaaatatttatataaattacaagtaggtaaaataaaataacaatatATGGGTAATTGGGTATACTAGGGAAGGTGTGCTAAATAATTCACGAGTATCCCATGTTCATTTCTTAATAATAGTGGATTAGTTTCAAAGTGGTTTAAGAATGCCATGATTTTTCTTTTTTAATATTTCTTTCTGCTTATTTTACAAAGAACATAAAATCAGGACAGAAGTTAAAAAAATACAGATAAAGAAGATTTTTCTATTTTGACGACTATTTACATCACAAATACATCAGAAATACATTTATATACCTCTTCCATGACAGAGCAAGATTGGCAACGATGCAGCACGTCTAGCAGCTTCATTCCCTTCAACTTTTTTACCTAGGTTCCTATTTGGCAAAGCAGAGCAGAAATACAAACTAACGTTAAATGAAGCATATAGCTAATGACTTAAAAAAATCTTAATAAGTTCCATTTGGAAAAATAAGAAGCAATAACAAAAGGAACCGAACTTTGAACAAGGAAGCCAGCCACTGAGTCCA
It contains:
- the LOC141720583 gene encoding deSI-like protein At4g17486 — protein: MGVESSSGDSSSNNNESEVILNIYDLTPVNNYVAWFGFGIFHSGIEVYGMEYGFGAHEYPISGVFEVEPKSCPGFIYRCSVPLGHIDMPPSEFRQFIETVASEYHGDTYHLISKNCNHFTDDMSTRLTGKNIPGWVNRLAKLGAFCNCLLPESLQETTVKQLPEYHSCADEDVSGSPSINMSQELSDSEDSDKDNKQLLSPLSRNGEVAFIKEVQR